From the Glycine max cultivar Williams 82 chromosome 11, Glycine_max_v4.0, whole genome shotgun sequence genome, the window aaaaactgtaagtcTGTTACTTAGCCAAGTCCTAACATTTAGTTACCAAATTAACCAAACCATCACTTCACGTTAAATTTTTGCATACTTTTGTGTACAAAACTACAAATTATTAAAGCTGATCCTCCAAACCTTTTACTATAGTTTTATTGATATACATAAATATCTTGTGAGGAGATGTTATTCTCTGAGGTATTTAATGACATGTCACTTCATGAGCTAACGTAGTTCTTTCATGTAGTAATTACAAACGTTGACACGGCGACATGACTACTTTTGAAACTTATCTACAACATcatctagcattttttttttcttttggtgaggaatTTTACTCGGTATGATTATTGAAAGGTATTTCGCATcagtttcttaaaatattactagctagtaattattttcaatgacTTAAAAACACTGATTTTTTTGGTaagtgttttatatatatattcagtatatttttattgaataatttacttttgttattctttatgattattattttacttcaaATACCGACTCACAGGACCTCAGAAGAAAGtggtgtttaaattttaataataatataaaatttagattttaattagATATACAAGTATATGCTAAATAgatgaaagaaaaggaaagtgaGGAGAACGTGAAATGGAGGGAGTTGGGCGCAGAGAATcgataagaatatttttttgcctGGATTGAGTAGAACAATGATTCAAGCAAGGTGCGAGAGAGACATAAAATAATGAGAGAAACCAACGAATAAGACAGCAGTTAAAGGTAGAACAAGGCACAGTGTACATACtttatgatgaaaaaaaaaatattgtcccATTTCATCTCATCCATGCTCCATGGGTCATGGGTGTCATTCTCAATAAAACCAAAGCCCATTCTTGGTATTTCCGCATCTCCCAAGTTCTCGTCTATTTAACGCCTCCATCCATGGAAACTCTAACCTCTTGCTCTTGCTTATACTAACTAACTCTTCTTGAGAAACTCTTTCTCACACGCCAAGAGTAACATGGGATTTCCAGTGGGGTACACAGAGTTGATGCTGCCGAAGGTGTTTCTGCAGGTGCTATCCGTATTGGGCTTGATAAGAAAACTCATCACCGTCCTCTTGTGCTACATGGGCTTCCACGATTTCTTCGAATCCGACATTGCGTGGCCGGAGAGGGCGCCGGAATTCCAGTCGGTGTGGGCGGTGCTCATAAGGGAAATCCTACCGGTGGTGAAGTTCTCGGAGATGGAGATGGAGATGGCGGAGGCGCCGGAGAGCTGCGCGGTGTGTCTGTACGAGTTCGAGGGAGAGGACGAGATCAGACGGCTGACGAACTGCCGCCACATATTCCACAGAGGGTGTCTGGACCGTTGGATGGGATACGATCAAAGAACGTGTCCCCTGTGTCGGACACCCTTCATACCCCACCATATGCAAGCTGCCTTCAATGATAGACTTTGGGCTGCTTCAGGGATTCCTGATTTCTATTACAATCATGAATGACTCTAGGGAAAAAAAATCCTAGATTTGGGGACGGGAGTGTTCTGTTTAGGTTGTTGAGTATGTGTTCAGTGTTCAATGTTCGTGTAAATATTATACAAAATGGAAAGCGGAGAATTGTTGTTAAatatatccattttatttagattGTTAATTAATTCCAGCTAGCTGcgttgagattttatttttagtgttaGGGTCTTTTTGGATTACTACTATTTTCAGTGTTAGGGACTGATCTTactattgttaattatttatttgtttattaaccGATTGGTAAGATTTGCAATCGTTTATTGATATAAATGTTGATGGAACTTGATTTGGATGGAAGAATTGTGAAGACGTCTTTGATTGGTTGGAGTGGATGGCACATGCCAGATTGGGTAAACTGAGTGTTAGGAAGAAGGGATAGCTGTGTGTTGCGTAGAGGTAGCCTATGAGAACTTTACCGACACTGGTAGTGGTAGCTTACTTTTCCAGTTTTATCTCCATGCAAGTCAGAGAAAACTTAGCGTTTTGCAACTCCAAGAAAAATAATTCACTACGtactaataattattataatcaattatttatactataattttaaaattatctttttttttaattcacttacttattcttaatttagaggaaaataattaattaagaatatttaagaaaaaataattaatacatttaaaaattataaaaaaatcttataaaacgtttttttttaaattataattaaagacaaaaaattacaattagagaaaaaaaataatcatacatTTACACCTTTTTTTAAGCAAATCATACATTTACACCTTATTTCAAGATACTCACACACTACtatttcccttatacaaaaagtagagaaaaaagaattcataccgtttcattttattttcatatcatACAATTTTATCTCTGAACTTCATAAAAAGATGTTTTTAATCCatgtatttatttcttaatttttacacGTAATTTAACTTCATATCGTGAGAAGGAActtaaaacactttttttccCATAAGATTCAGGAACTAAACTACGCAATATAAATATTTGGAGACTAAAAAtaggattaaataaaaatataaaaacaaacatattttatcctttaatttatttataaatggactaaaaatatattttattctttaatttatgaaaaaaaattaactgtttaaattttattaagttGGATTGATGTGAATTATTGacttaaatatagttaattttttttataaatgattgaattttattgtaattcataataaaaaaatttattattttaaattttcaatatattaaaattttgttttaagtcTCAACACAATCAATAGTTATCACTTCATCATTTAATTAATGACTCAAAACAAAAGTTttactatattaaaaatttaaaacaatcaaaaaattattatcactaaaaataaaattcaattatttattaggaaccataacatataaaatatttatacaattcCACGAGGGAGGTCACCGGTCAGCCCCAATAGGTATTGTTAGATACTAACGCATTAACAGACCAAGTGATcacattaataaaagaaaaaaaaaaacctgaatGATCACACCACATATTATATTTGATACATGGCACCCATTGCGCACAAGAATAAATTTAATACAACCATGGGTGAACAGTAATGAGTCTAATGACAATATGACCTCAATTTATGCATAGAAGGCAAAGTATAATATGCTGGTCTTGTATAAGGGAAACGCAACCTGATAATCAATGTGACTAATTTTACCACACATGTATGACTTGAAGGAAATGCAACCCAACCAATCCATGCTACAGACCAACCTAAAGCATTCTTGtgaaaaaaatcaccaaaagtAGCTAGCCAGAAACGGGATATATATCTAtaatctctctctctatatatatatatcctggTGGATGATGAGAAGGTTCTAGGAATGTGAATAACCATAGCCCTGCCCGTATGCTGGTTGTGGTGCATACCCAACAAAAGGGGGGACTTGCTGATCAAAGCGTGACATTTGTTGAACACGGGGAACACCCATTACTGATTGGGGTCCAAATTTCCCATCACGTTTGTCCATTTCAATCTTATGTCTGCAAATCATATTCATTTCCCATTTATCATGTAATTCTAAACACTTACAACCATAATCATTAACCATTTGCgagtaattataaataacaattttaccTGCATGCAAGCACACACCCTACAagatgaaaaacaataaaacataaatttagtaACAATGAATTCCACTATAAAGTGcacaatcaaaggaaaaataaaaataagcagCAGCTAAGAAAAGAGAAGTCTTACGTGCAGTAGACGAAGTCAGCCAAACAAGATAGCAATTGAGAAGCCTGTCGAATTTCACTATTTCCCACAATTAAAGcaataatagaaaatatgcaGGCAAGTCGTTGAAGGACAAACATGAAAGCCTAAACATGAGAATTAGAAAATCAGTAAACAAAATACATAAGAAATAGTAGTATATTTCAATGTGTAAGTGTGTGGGtgggtgagagagagagagggagagtaCAATAATGCAATTATCACATTGCGTAGTTTGAATATTAAATTCATCTTGTAACAGAAATCGAGTTGAGGCGACTGAATTTCCAAAACAGCAGACAACCTGAAGAAATGAATGACAGAGTACATGTAAAACGTAGCAGAAAAATGCCATATAAAATAAGCACAGAAAATACATGTAAAGTGACATAGATACCAACATAAAAGAAATCTTGCTTGCTctttatttaaatgataaatacaaACTTCAAGATAACAGCTCAAATGctctttttctaaattttctaATTCATCGACAAGTTTAAACATATATCTAAATCTATGGACCTGTTAATTTAAACCTATTTCAatgcattttcatctttttaacTGTGGTAACCGAACAACCAAAACTTAAAGATGAGAAGAAAGGTTAAATATAAATGTATTACATTACAGCTTATTAAACATAATAAACTAATTATAGATGGGTTAAGTTTAATTGACTGCTTATATATCATCATTGTCACCACCATGCACCATTGATTTTGTAATACAAAAGAATGAAATAAGGATTTCCAGAgggaaatcaataaatttattatagaaaCTAGATAGGTATAAACAAAGGTTTTAGTATGTCAAATTTTTAACAGtataagaggaaaaaattatCAGTCATGATCATGAATTTATTGATCTATTAGCACCAGTATGAGAAAGAGAAGATTGACCTTAATTTGAATAGCAGTCGAAAAGGAAGGCGAATCGGGTAAAACATTCTTAATTCACCAATAAAGTTTGTGATcagaaaaaaatctattaagcctatttttatcttttcctaCCTCAGCAAAATACTGAGTGAACTTGGCGTTTAAATATGAGCTTGACTTCTTGTCTATGAAATCCAAATATATACCTCCGTGGCATATTCAGATATTCGTtctaaaatgaaagcaaaacatgtaaaaaaaatgctataCCTCCACACCAAGGCAGAGTTCAGGACATTTACTTTCTCCACACCGACCACTGCAGGGCATGTAACCAGCACAACAAGTGTATCTGGagcaaacaaaagaaaaccaTATCAATCATCACACATTTAAACCATAtaattcaattttgaaatttgggaGAACTTGAAcagaattaattattattacctTGACAGATCATCGTAAAGGGCTCGTTTGCGGAGCAGATATGATACACACGGTGCACTGTCATGTGACAACAGAAAATTAGCATGAAAATTACatgaaataattacttttatgcCATGGATAAAGTCCATTAAAATTGTGATTCAACTAACAAGGCATTGGAATGGAGAAGCAAAACACCAAAATGTAAGgtcaatgaattgacaagtaaAAAACTGAGATGATTGACACAGGCCGATCATTATATATACAGAAATCTAATTTTGTATAAAGAATACAtccttattaaaaaaagatgGGCAAAAAAGCACCTCAAAAGAacataataacatatttttcgCATGGGATAAGATTATTTTCCAATATTAAATGTTGGTCAAAAGGCTCGATGTGTAAAATAAATCCTGTGGAGGACCAAATTCCCTTCTCAGGCGATCATTTACGAAAATTGGTTAGAAGTCAACCATAATTTGTTACCTCAAAATATCAAATAGAATTTAGAAAAAGATGCAGAAAAATTTGGATAGTGAGGATAAGTCAATGCAAGTCAACGTTGATCAATGACTGAAAAATTGCAAGCAGGAAGGCGGAGAAGACTTACCACCACAGAGAAAAGCAACAATCTGCATATAAATGAAAAGATTGAGAAACAATGTTAGACACTGAATATGTGTGTGTTTGCAACTGCAAGTTAGAATGAACTTACAAGGGGTGTCAGCTTGAATGGTACTAAAGAGATCAGAGTGCCAGAGATTGCGGAAGTTCTGGCGGAGTTGCATCTTCTCGATGTGCTGCTGTGAGGCCATTTCCTTCCACTGTTTCAGGAATCAGGAATTATCACAATCCTAACAACAACAAGTGTTACAACCACAATGATTTAATATAAGGAAATACAAGTGACAAAAGTCTGGTATGTGCGTTTAATTTCGACGTTCACAACTAGGATGACTTTGAACTTTTCAAGTGATCTCCAATTGGCCTATTGTTGGATCATAACGAGTAAACTTTACGATAAGAGGAATGCAAATctattggtttaattttttaacaaactaatgtctttaaattagaaaataattatcaaatttattattttgagttacagttttttatttttcataaaagtaaatattatgatgttttaattttttttaaataatatagttaaatttttttttacagcattaatatagttatagttattgttatacctttttttaatatactaagatcattaatgtaattaattaatagagataaaaaaataacgaTATAAAAATAcgatataaataatataagtcaATTTAAAAGATTACTTCCAATGTAtcgagagagaaaaaattactTTGTACACCTATGGCCTTTTCTAAATACGTAATCAATAATGTACTTAATACTTTAATTACAACCCGATCAGACTACAAGTGAGCCTTCGTATGtggtttcttattttttgaacACCCAAACTAATGTACTTTATACTTTAATTACtgtgaaattaatttcataaaataaaatttctaaaatactATTAGTGACACATTGATTTTTAGACAACGAAATGTAAGcttcgttaaaaaaaaaaaaaaaacttcttcctTAAAAAGATACTTctacaaaattatttgaaaaaggaCTTAACAACCTAAGTTTACAATAGCAAGATTAAAAACTCAAAGTTGGGTAGTTGGGTTGGGCCCGCCACTAAGTTTTTTTGTGCTTAATTAAGTGTAAGGGTCTATTAAGGTGTGCGTCGCTCTTATATAAATGATTATAAACGACTGC encodes:
- the LOC100786320 gene encoding uncharacterized protein isoform X1, with product MASQQHIEKMQLRQNFRNLWHSDLFSTIQADTPYCCFSLWCAPCVSYLLRKRALYDDLSRYTCCAGYMPCSGRCGESKCPELCLGVEVVCCFGNSVASTRFLLQDEFNIQTTQCDNCIIAFMFVLQRLACIFSIIALIVGNSEIRQASQLLSCLADFVYCTVCACMQT
- the LOC102665617 gene encoding brassinosteroid-responsive RING protein 1, whose amino-acid sequence is MGFPVGYTELMLPKVFLQVLSVLGLIRKLITVLLCYMGFHDFFESDIAWPERAPEFQSVWAVLIREILPVVKFSEMEMEMAEAPESCAVCLYEFEGEDEIRRLTNCRHIFHRGCLDRWMGYDQRTCPLCRTPFIPHHMQAAFNDRLWAASGIPDFYYNHE
- the LOC100786320 gene encoding uncharacterized protein isoform X2: MASQQHIEKMQLRQNFRNLWHSDLFSTIQADTPYCCFSLWCAPCVSYLLRKRALYDDLSRYTCCAGYMPCSGRCGESKCPELCLGVEVVCCFGNSVASTRFLLQDEFNIQTTQCDNCIIAFMFVLQRLACIFSIIALIVGNSEIRQASQLLSCLADFVYCT